The following are encoded together in the Flavobacterium sp. TR2 genome:
- a CDS encoding aminopeptidase P family protein, translating into MRYNQIPVSLFIENRKRFTDKMLPNSLAILTSNDVMPNNADDVMGFSQNNDLFYLSGIDQDETILILYPDAFKEENRAILFVKEASEHSLLWDGNFLTKEQATAISGISNVKWIHEFEKTIQLFAFEADIFYLGHNEHIKRVTAEMQTRQDRMIAWCREKYPLHQYERVAKITRDLRPIKSNEEIDLIKKAIAISVEGFHRILGAIRPNIKEYELEAELLYATVKNGGTRQAFKSIVASGENACSLHYNTNDDTCQENEMVLVDFGSCYGNYNSDTTRCIPVNGTFSPRQKAVYESVLYCLKEGSKLLKPGVLSKDYELQMAKLIEIELVKLGLITEEEIKSQDPEKPAYKKYFMHGTAHHLGLDVHDVGLYSRPFEKGMVLTCEPGIYIREEGIGCRLENDYLITENGNINLSEAMPIEIAEIENLIKNKKE; encoded by the coding sequence ATGAGATACAACCAGATTCCGGTTTCTTTGTTTATAGAAAACCGAAAAAGATTTACCGATAAAATGTTGCCAAATAGTTTGGCTATTCTGACTTCAAACGATGTAATGCCCAACAATGCAGACGATGTGATGGGCTTTTCGCAAAACAATGATTTGTTTTATCTATCTGGAATTGATCAGGATGAAACCATTTTGATACTTTATCCAGACGCTTTTAAAGAAGAAAATAGGGCAATACTTTTTGTTAAAGAAGCAAGTGAACACTCGTTGCTTTGGGATGGTAATTTTTTAACCAAAGAACAGGCTACGGCCATTTCTGGAATCTCGAATGTGAAATGGATTCATGAATTTGAGAAAACCATACAGCTTTTTGCCTTTGAGGCAGATATTTTTTATTTAGGCCATAATGAGCATATCAAAAGGGTAACTGCCGAAATGCAAACCAGACAGGACCGTATGATTGCATGGTGCAGAGAAAAATATCCATTGCATCAATATGAGCGTGTGGCAAAAATAACCCGCGATTTGCGTCCAATAAAATCAAACGAGGAAATTGATTTAATTAAAAAAGCAATTGCAATTAGTGTTGAAGGTTTTCATAGAATTTTAGGCGCAATCCGCCCAAATATTAAAGAATACGAATTAGAAGCCGAGCTGTTGTATGCCACCGTAAAAAACGGAGGAACAAGACAAGCATTCAAATCAATTGTAGCATCTGGCGAAAATGCCTGTTCGCTGCATTACAACACCAATGATGATACTTGCCAAGAGAATGAAATGGTTCTTGTTGATTTTGGAAGCTGCTATGGCAATTATAACTCAGATACTACAAGATGTATTCCGGTTAATGGAACTTTCAGTCCGAGACAAAAAGCAGTTTATGAGTCTGTTTTGTATTGCTTAAAAGAAGGTTCAAAATTGTTGAAACCTGGAGTTTTATCAAAAGATTACGAACTTCAAATGGCTAAGTTAATTGAAATAGAATTGGTAAAGCTAGGGCTGATTACAGAAGAGGAAATTAAGTCTCAAGACCCAGAAAAACCTGCCTACAAAAAATATTTCATGCATGGAACCGCACATCACTTAGGTCTGGATGTTCATGATGTTGGCTTGTATTCGCGACCATTTGAAAAAGGAATGGTGCTGACTTGCGAACCCGGAATTTATATTAGGGAAGAAGGAATTGGCTGCCGTTTAGAAAACGATTATCTGATAACAGAGAACGGAAATATTAATCTGAGCGAAGCTATGCCAATTGAAATTGCCGAAATTGAAAATTTAATTAAAAATAAAAAAGAATAA
- a CDS encoding 4-hydroxyproline epimerase, whose amino-acid sequence MVKKTFFCVDAHTCGNPVRVVAGGGPNLQGNSMSEKRQHFLKEYDWIRKGLMFEPRGHDMMSGSILYPPTDPANDVGILFIETSGCLPMCGHGTIGTITIAVEEGLITPKTPGIIKMEAPAGLVHIEYQQTGKKVDWVRLTNVKSYLAAEGLTIDCPELGEIVFDVAYGGNYYAIVDPQKNFSGVQDFTASKIIQYSQEVRNKINKKYPDYFIHPENNTIRDVSHMLWTGTPIDSTSSGRNAVFYGDKAIDRSPCGTGTSARMAQLHAKGKLKKGEEFIHESYIGSKFIGKVVEETSIGDIPAIVPSIQGWAKVYGYNNIIIDESDDPYAFGFQVI is encoded by the coding sequence ATGGTAAAGAAAACTTTTTTTTGCGTAGATGCTCATACCTGCGGGAATCCAGTTAGGGTTGTTGCTGGTGGAGGGCCAAATCTGCAAGGCAATTCGATGAGCGAAAAACGGCAGCATTTCTTAAAAGAATATGACTGGATCCGTAAAGGATTGATGTTTGAGCCGAGAGGGCATGATATGATGAGCGGCAGCATTCTGTATCCGCCTACCGATCCTGCAAACGATGTTGGAATCTTGTTTATAGAAACTTCTGGCTGTCTGCCAATGTGCGGACACGGTACAATTGGAACCATTACAATTGCTGTAGAAGAAGGTCTTATAACGCCAAAAACTCCAGGAATCATCAAAATGGAAGCTCCAGCAGGTTTAGTGCATATCGAATACCAGCAGACAGGCAAAAAGGTAGATTGGGTACGTCTGACCAACGTAAAATCATATCTGGCTGCTGAAGGGCTTACTATTGACTGCCCAGAATTGGGTGAGATCGTTTTTGATGTGGCTTATGGAGGAAATTACTATGCCATTGTCGATCCGCAAAAGAATTTTTCTGGTGTTCAGGATTTTACAGCAAGCAAAATTATTCAATACAGTCAGGAAGTGCGCAATAAGATTAACAAGAAATACCCAGATTATTTTATTCATCCTGAAAATAATACCATTAGAGACGTAAGCCATATGTTATGGACAGGAACGCCTATAGATTCAACTTCGTCTGGCAGAAATGCCGTTTTCTATGGCGATAAAGCAATCGACCGTTCGCCATGCGGAACAGGAACATCTGCCCGAATGGCGCAATTGCACGCTAAAGGAAAATTGAAAAAAGGAGAAGAGTTTATCCATGAAAGCTATATTGGAAGCAAGTTTATCGGAAAAGTGGTAGAAGAAACTTCTATCGGAGATATCCCGGCTATTGTTCCAAGCATTCAAGGCTGGGCAAAAGTGTACGGATATAATAATATTATAATTGATGAAAGTGACGATCCTTATGCATTTGGATTTCAGGTTATTTAA
- a CDS encoding aldehyde dehydrogenase (NADP(+)), whose translation MITGKNYIGSQLKAGGTKILKTFNPILNTENPWVFTEATQDEIEEAVTLANQAFASYKNYSGIEKAKFLNAIADEILALGDDLLVQYCTESGYPRGRAEGERGRMIGQLQAFANMLTEGSWVQATIDTAIIDRQPAPKEDLRKMLTPLGPIVVFGSSNFPFAFSTGGGDTASALAAGCPVIVKSHSMHIGTGEMVASAIIKAAQKTNMPEGVFSNLIGDGRTLGTSLVKHPLVKGVGFTGSIKGGRALCDLAAQRPEPIPVFAEMGSINPVVLLPNALKKNSQKWASAYAGSITLGAGQFCTNPGLLLALKGEELNEFAENLDQAIEKVTPGCMLHPSIYTDFNNGISKIEEQNGVSKIAQFKGETTVNHGVPTVLKVDGKEFLANKVLHNEVFGPFSILIECENEAELIEAIAKLEGQLTGTIISEENEIDTHKGVIAALQNRVGRLIYNGVPTGVEVCASMLHGGPYPASSDSRYTAVGIDAVYRWVRPISFQNWPNNLLPAELQNENPLQIVRTVNNKLTLSQI comes from the coding sequence ATGATTACAGGAAAAAATTATATAGGTAGCCAGCTAAAAGCGGGCGGTACAAAAATACTAAAAACGTTTAATCCAATATTGAATACAGAAAATCCATGGGTTTTTACAGAGGCAACTCAAGATGAAATTGAGGAGGCAGTTACCTTGGCCAATCAAGCATTTGCGAGTTATAAAAATTATTCTGGTATTGAAAAAGCTAAATTTTTGAATGCGATTGCCGATGAAATTTTAGCATTAGGAGATGATCTTTTAGTTCAGTACTGCACCGAATCGGGTTACCCAAGAGGAAGAGCCGAGGGAGAGCGCGGAAGAATGATCGGACAGCTGCAAGCCTTTGCCAATATGCTTACAGAAGGCAGTTGGGTACAGGCCACAATAGATACTGCAATAATTGACAGACAGCCTGCGCCAAAAGAAGACTTACGCAAAATGTTAACACCTTTAGGGCCAATTGTGGTTTTTGGATCAAGTAATTTTCCTTTTGCGTTCTCTACAGGCGGAGGAGACACAGCTTCAGCTTTGGCTGCGGGTTGTCCAGTTATTGTAAAAAGCCATTCGATGCATATCGGAACAGGCGAAATGGTCGCTTCTGCAATTATTAAAGCGGCTCAGAAAACCAATATGCCAGAAGGTGTTTTTTCTAATCTTATAGGTGACGGAAGAACGCTAGGCACGAGTTTGGTTAAACATCCATTAGTAAAAGGAGTAGGTTTTACAGGAAGCATTAAAGGCGGACGCGCTTTGTGCGATTTAGCGGCGCAGCGCCCAGAACCAATTCCGGTATTTGCCGAAATGGGAAGCATAAATCCTGTGGTTCTGCTGCCTAACGCATTGAAAAAAAATAGCCAGAAATGGGCATCAGCTTATGCCGGTTCTATCACTTTAGGAGCGGGACAATTTTGCACTAATCCAGGATTATTATTAGCTTTAAAGGGAGAAGAACTAAATGAATTTGCTGAAAACCTTGATCAGGCAATTGAAAAAGTGACTCCAGGCTGTATGCTTCATCCTTCCATTTATACAGATTTTAATAATGGAATTTCAAAAATAGAAGAGCAGAACGGAGTTTCAAAAATAGCTCAATTTAAAGGAGAAACAACGGTAAATCATGGAGTTCCAACCGTTTTAAAAGTTGACGGAAAAGAATTTCTAGCAAATAAAGTATTGCATAATGAGGTTTTTGGTCCGTTCTCTATTTTAATTGAATGCGAAAACGAGGCCGAACTGATAGAAGCAATTGCTAAACTTGAAGGACAGCTTACGGGAACAATTATAAGTGAAGAAAATGAAATTGACACGCACAAAGGAGTAATTGCCGCCTTGCAGAATCGTGTAGGACGTCTGATTTATAACGGTGTGCCTACAGGAGTAGAAGTTTGCGCATCAATGCTTCACGGCGGACCTTATCCTGCATCGTCAGACTCTCGTTATACAGCAGTTGGTATCGATGCGGTTTACAGATGGGTACGCCCAATAAGCTTCCAGAATTGGCCAAATAATTTGCTGCCAGCTGAATTGCAAAATGAGAATCCGCTGCAAATTGTCCGTACGGTAAATAATAAACTAACACTATCTCAAATATAA
- a CDS encoding dihydrodipicolinate synthase family protein — MSIQWNGVMPAVTTKFTADDKLDFNMFEVNMKAQLNAGVSGIILGGTLGEASTLLEDEKRELVKHTVALTENKVPVIMNIAEQSTKNAILAANKAEEDGAKGLMMLPPMRYKASDFETVAFYSEVAKNTSLPIMVYNNPVDYKIEVTLDMFEELLKYDNIQAVKESTRDISNVTRMINRFGDRLKILSGVDTLALESLFMGSDGWVSGLVCAFPEETVAIYKLAKAGRYDEALKIYRWFLPLLELDINAFLVQNIKLAEVATGIGSEYVRAPRLPLQGAERERVLAIIAEGLRTRPTLPDYKNL; from the coding sequence ATGAGTATTCAATGGAATGGCGTGATGCCCGCAGTAACTACAAAATTTACTGCAGATGATAAATTAGACTTTAATATGTTCGAAGTCAATATGAAAGCACAATTAAATGCTGGAGTATCTGGAATTATTTTAGGAGGAACTTTAGGAGAGGCAAGCACGCTTTTAGAAGATGAAAAAAGAGAATTAGTAAAACATACTGTTGCATTAACAGAAAATAAAGTGCCTGTAATTATGAACATTGCAGAGCAGTCTACAAAAAATGCAATTTTGGCTGCCAATAAAGCTGAAGAAGATGGAGCAAAAGGATTAATGATGCTTCCTCCAATGCGTTACAAAGCATCAGATTTTGAAACAGTAGCTTTCTATAGTGAAGTGGCAAAAAATACTTCACTTCCTATTATGGTTTACAATAATCCTGTTGACTATAAAATTGAGGTTACGCTAGATATGTTTGAAGAGTTGTTGAAATACGATAACATTCAAGCTGTAAAAGAATCAACAAGAGATATTTCTAATGTTACTAGAATGATCAATAGATTTGGAGATCGTTTAAAAATATTATCAGGAGTAGATACATTAGCTTTAGAAAGCTTATTTATGGGGTCTGACGGATGGGTTTCTGGATTGGTTTGTGCTTTTCCTGAAGAAACAGTTGCTATTTACAAATTGGCAAAAGCAGGAAGATATGATGAAGCTCTTAAAATTTACAGATGGTTCTTACCATTATTAGAGTTGGATATTAATGCATTTTTAGTTCAGAATATCAAATTGGCAGAAGTTGCAACAGGAATTGGTTCAGAATATGTTCGTGCGCCAAGATTGCCATTGCAAGGAGCAGAAAGAGAAAGAGTTCTAGCTATTATCGCTGAAGGATTGCGCACTAGACCAACTTTGCCAGATTATAAAAATTTATAA
- a CDS encoding AraC family transcriptional regulator, whose product MKVFPFKIPKSGEDPLIYQEDIEVSFYDKLHQHEEIQISFIEKGEGAVFAGDTISQYRQGDILVIGSNLPHVFRSDVQENVISVMRTLFFTFNSFGRDFFELPTFRNIHPILESSKNGFVIHNAPKKVVKYFKKLKKADSYTRFILFLDILKWLSTSETTPLSNYLYQKKITDNEGKRMQIVFEYVMTNFHKNITLDEIASIASMTKNAFCRYFKVRTNKSFFQFLIEVRIERAAKLLSNNEELSVLEIAELCGFNNISNFNRKFKELKQLSPLQYRKLNL is encoded by the coding sequence ATGAAAGTTTTCCCATTCAAAATCCCAAAATCTGGGGAAGATCCCCTTATTTATCAAGAAGATATCGAAGTGTCATTTTATGACAAATTGCATCAGCATGAAGAAATTCAAATTAGTTTTATAGAAAAAGGAGAAGGAGCCGTTTTTGCAGGCGATACTATTTCGCAATATCGCCAGGGTGATATATTGGTCATTGGAAGCAATCTGCCCCATGTTTTTAGAAGCGACGTTCAGGAGAATGTGATTTCTGTAATGCGCACTTTATTTTTTACTTTCAATTCGTTTGGCAGAGATTTTTTTGAATTGCCGACTTTCCGAAATATCCATCCAATTCTTGAGAGCAGCAAAAATGGATTCGTAATCCATAATGCGCCAAAAAAAGTAGTCAAATATTTTAAGAAGCTGAAAAAAGCTGACAGCTATACCCGTTTTATACTATTTCTAGATATTCTAAAATGGCTGTCAACATCAGAAACTACTCCGCTTTCTAATTATTTGTATCAAAAGAAAATAACGGATAACGAGGGAAAAAGAATGCAGATTGTGTTTGAATATGTAATGACCAATTTTCATAAAAACATTACGCTCGACGAAATTGCTTCTATAGCCAGTATGACAAAAAATGCTTTCTGCCGGTACTTTAAAGTCCGGACCAACAAGTCTTTTTTTCAATTCCTAATTGAAGTGCGTATTGAGAGAGCGGCAAAATTGTTGTCTAATAATGAAGAGCTCTCTGTTTTGGAAATTGCCGAATTGTGCGGTTTTAATAATATTTCCAATTTTAACCGAAAGTTTAAAGAATTAAAACAGCTTTCGCCTTTGCAGTATAGAAAACTGAATTTGTAG
- a CDS encoding S9 family peptidase — MRKYLLFLLFICTSVFAQQSIDLNDLKWLPNSHSFWVSKDNNVVVYDVDKLDKQNTILSKAQLDAAGFAGKIEQLVWNDSKTKVLIYTNSKKVWRDNTRGDYWYFDLATGKGKQLGKNLDASSLMFAKFSSDNENVAYVSKHNIYVENVNTGKITPLTTDGTDKIINGTFDWVYEEELAARDGFRWSPDGKSIAFWRVDATSTKFHFMINNTDSLYPVIVPVEYPKAGEKPSSVKIGIVNIESLQTNWLNIPGEPDNNYLARMKWISSESIMVVQLNRNQNQVTMYDCNAKSGEARVIYKEESAAWIDVFDTSAGEYDTFPCQFVDNGKAFLWSSDADGWMHIYKISLDGKSKELITKTNFDAYFKAYNEKTKTIYFIASPEDATQHYLYETNLSSKKTKRVTPAIFDGTNRYVFSTDAAYAKHTNSSISRDNNQRLIALSGHQKIYPKEVDVFAAPKRNYSMEKFKVKTADGVEIDGVMAKPLDFDPSKKYPVFFFVYGEPMASVANDRPYFNPFISQLIPKGYIGIAMDNRGTPVMKGTQWRKSIYKNIGIINTRDQAMAAKEVLKWNFIDSDRVAIHGWSGGGAVTLNLMFQYPEIYKTGIAIAAVTDQHFYDNIYTERYMGLPDENQAAYAQASPVTHAKNLKGNLLYIHGTGDDNVHYKNAEVLINELVKYDKMFDLMIYPNRSHSINEGDGTTKHLVDTFVRYIEKNCPPGAK; from the coding sequence ATGAGAAAGTATTTGTTGTTTCTGCTGTTTATCTGCACATCTGTTTTTGCTCAGCAAAGCATTGATCTTAATGATTTGAAGTGGCTGCCAAATTCGCATTCGTTTTGGGTCAGTAAAGATAATAATGTTGTCGTTTATGATGTTGATAAACTAGATAAACAAAACACCATTTTATCTAAAGCACAATTGGATGCAGCTGGGTTTGCCGGCAAAATTGAACAATTGGTCTGGAACGATTCAAAGACAAAAGTATTGATCTACACCAATTCAAAGAAAGTGTGGAGAGACAATACCAGAGGCGATTATTGGTATTTTGATCTAGCTACTGGAAAGGGAAAACAATTAGGGAAAAATCTCGATGCTTCATCTTTAATGTTCGCAAAATTTTCGAGCGATAATGAAAATGTTGCCTATGTTTCAAAACACAATATTTATGTTGAAAATGTAAATACAGGAAAAATTACGCCTTTGACAACAGATGGCACAGATAAAATCATCAACGGAACTTTTGATTGGGTTTATGAAGAAGAGCTTGCTGCACGTGACGGATTTAGATGGAGCCCTGACGGAAAAAGCATTGCGTTTTGGAGAGTCGATGCGACTTCTACCAAGTTTCATTTCATGATCAATAATACCGACTCATTGTATCCTGTTATTGTTCCTGTAGAATATCCAAAAGCAGGAGAAAAACCTTCTTCTGTAAAAATCGGAATCGTAAATATCGAATCTTTGCAAACCAATTGGTTAAATATTCCTGGCGAACCTGATAATAATTATTTAGCTCGAATGAAATGGATTAGCAGTGAATCTATTATGGTGGTTCAGTTAAACCGAAATCAGAATCAGGTGACTATGTACGATTGCAATGCAAAATCGGGAGAAGCGAGAGTAATTTACAAGGAAGAATCTGCTGCATGGATAGATGTATTTGATACTTCTGCAGGTGAGTATGATACTTTTCCGTGCCAGTTTGTAGACAACGGAAAAGCCTTTTTATGGAGTTCTGACGCAGATGGATGGATGCATATTTATAAAATAAGCCTTGACGGAAAATCAAAAGAATTAATTACCAAAACTAATTTTGATGCTTATTTTAAAGCTTATAATGAAAAGACAAAAACAATATATTTTATTGCCAGTCCAGAAGATGCTACTCAGCACTATCTGTATGAAACGAATTTAAGTTCGAAAAAAACAAAAAGAGTAACTCCAGCTATTTTTGATGGCACCAACAGATATGTTTTTTCGACAGATGCAGCTTACGCAAAACACACCAATTCTAGCATTTCTAGAGATAACAATCAGAGGCTGATTGCGTTGTCTGGGCATCAGAAGATTTATCCGAAAGAGGTAGATGTTTTTGCAGCTCCTAAACGAAATTATTCGATGGAGAAATTCAAAGTAAAAACAGCAGATGGAGTAGAAATTGATGGAGTAATGGCAAAACCATTAGATTTTGATCCTTCAAAAAAATATCCCGTTTTCTTCTTTGTTTATGGAGAGCCAATGGCTTCTGTAGCCAATGACAGACCGTATTTTAATCCATTCATCAGCCAGCTGATTCCAAAAGGATATATCGGAATTGCTATGGACAATAGAGGAACTCCTGTAATGAAAGGTACGCAATGGAGAAAATCAATTTACAAGAACATTGGAATCATCAATACGCGCGATCAGGCTATGGCGGCCAAAGAAGTCTTAAAATGGAATTTTATTGATTCTGACCGTGTTGCAATTCACGGATGGAGCGGAGGAGGAGCAGTAACTTTAAATCTGATGTTTCAGTACCCGGAGATTTATAAAACTGGTATTGCCATTGCCGCTGTAACAGACCAGCATTTTTATGATAACATTTATACAGAACGCTACATGGGATTGCCAGATGAAAATCAGGCCGCTTATGCGCAAGCTTCTCCTGTAACGCACGCTAAAAATCTGAAAGGAAATTTACTTTACATTCACGGAACTGGCGATGACAATGTACATTATAAAAATGCAGAAGTTTTAATAAATGAATTGGTGAAGTACGATAAAATGTTTGATTTAATGATTTATCCAAATCGTTCTCATAGCATTAATGAAGGTGACGGAACAACAAAACATCTGGTAGATACTTTTGTTCGATATATTGAAAAAAATTGTCCACCGGGAGCAAAATAA
- a CDS encoding NAD(P)/FAD-dependent oxidoreductase, with the protein MKKVAVIGGGIIGLCSAYYLAKEGYEVSVFDESDMDNGCSYGNAGMIVPSHIIPLAQPGMIAQGIKWMFDSRSPFYVKPRLSKDLLGWGMQFYKHANLGHVEKAMPALRDLSLLSKELYQDFAKENNSFFYEEKGLLMLYKSDKVGQEMHHEGKEAERLGLEVDYLSKSEVALLEKGTNTNVIGGVHYKSDAHLYPQKFMAFIKEELARLKVEIHSKTSVKDFVLEGNKIEKIVTDNGLFRADEIVLASGSWSPFLAKKLNISISILPGKGYSFTLKDKDQKPSIPSILCEGKVAVTPMANDIRFGGTMEITHTKDNKINANRLQGIINSINDFYPDMKVEMPKTEDTWFGFRPCTPSGMPIIARDKKIVNLTLATGHAMMGLSLAPATGKIITEIISGKPTSVAIDRFQI; encoded by the coding sequence ATGAAAAAAGTTGCTGTTATTGGCGGTGGAATTATTGGTTTATGTTCTGCTTATTATCTCGCAAAGGAAGGTTATGAAGTAAGCGTATTTGATGAATCTGATATGGACAATGGCTGTTCATACGGAAACGCAGGTATGATTGTGCCGTCGCATATTATTCCGCTGGCACAGCCCGGCATGATTGCGCAGGGAATAAAATGGATGTTTGATAGCCGTAGTCCGTTTTATGTAAAACCGCGTTTAAGTAAAGATTTATTAGGATGGGGAATGCAGTTTTATAAACACGCCAATCTAGGCCATGTAGAAAAAGCAATGCCAGCCTTACGCGATCTTTCTCTTTTAAGTAAAGAGCTTTATCAGGATTTTGCCAAAGAAAACAATTCTTTTTTCTATGAAGAGAAAGGACTTTTAATGCTTTACAAAAGCGATAAAGTGGGGCAGGAAATGCATCATGAAGGAAAAGAAGCAGAACGCCTTGGGCTTGAAGTCGATTATCTGTCAAAGTCTGAAGTGGCACTGTTAGAAAAAGGAACTAATACCAATGTAATTGGAGGAGTTCATTATAAAAGTGATGCCCATCTGTATCCTCAAAAGTTTATGGCTTTTATTAAAGAAGAATTGGCTCGTTTAAAAGTCGAAATTCATTCTAAAACCAGTGTTAAGGATTTTGTTTTAGAAGGAAATAAAATAGAAAAAATTGTAACCGACAATGGGCTTTTTAGAGCTGATGAAATAGTTTTGGCATCAGGATCTTGGAGTCCTTTTTTGGCTAAAAAATTAAACATCTCCATTTCTATTTTACCAGGAAAAGGATATAGTTTTACTTTAAAAGATAAAGACCAAAAGCCAAGCATTCCATCTATTTTATGTGAAGGAAAAGTAGCCGTAACCCCAATGGCCAATGATATCAGATTTGGAGGAACTATGGAAATTACGCATACCAAAGACAATAAAATAAATGCGAACAGGCTTCAGGGAATTATAAACAGCATCAATGATTTTTACCCTGACATGAAAGTGGAAATGCCTAAAACAGAAGACACTTGGTTTGGCTTTAGACCATGCACGCCATCGGGAATGCCTATTATTGCGAGAGACAAAAAAATCGTAAATTTGACCTTAGCAACAGGGCACGCCATGATGGGATTAAGTCTTGCGCCGGCAACAGGAAAAATTATAACTGAAATTATTTCTGGCAAACCGACCTCTGTAGCTATTGACAGATTCCAAATATAA